One genomic window of Solanum dulcamara chromosome 12, daSolDulc1.2, whole genome shotgun sequence includes the following:
- the LOC129875700 gene encoding uncharacterized protein LOC129875700, whose translation MYPIADSKWVSPVQCVPKKGGRTIVPNEKNELVLMRPVTGWRVCKDECLHGERSFPYVVHGPNMDHLVGRGWYFFLDGYSEYNQISIAPEDQDKTTFTFPYGTFAFRRMPF comes from the coding sequence ATGTATCCCATCGCTGATAGTAAATGGGTAAGTCCGGTGCAATGTGTTCCTAAGAAGGGTGGCAGGACTATTGTGccaaatgaaaagaatgagctTGTCCTGATGAGACCAGTTACTGGTTGGAGAGTATGTAAAGATGAATGCTTACATGGAGAAAGATCATTTCCCTATGTAGTTCATGGACCAAATATGGATCATCTTGTAGGCAGGGGTTGGTATTTCTTTCTAGATGGATACTCTGAGTATAATCAGATTTCGATTGCTCCAGAGGATCAAGATAAGACAACTTTCACATTCCCATATGGCACCTTTGCTTTTAGGAGGATGCCTTTTTGA